The window TACTGTGATCAAATAAACAAGATTTCCTTAAATAATCTTCAAGTTTAACTGAAACGCAAGCAGCTGATTCAACAGAGTTTTGTTGAAATAGGTACAGTGCCTTCTGTTTGAGGAGAAAGAGCCAAAGACAAACTGTAGGAGCTACAGTTTTGATGAGATCCCAGCGTCCCAGTATCATGCAAAATATTTAACACTtgaattttcttcttttttttttcaaattcatatGTATCATATAGGAGTAAAACAGGAGCCCGACAGTGAAATGAAGGCAGTCTGTTGTTGAAGCAAGATAATAAAGCAGCACTGAGTTTTGTTCTTAGTGTCTCTCCCATGATGCCTGAGTTCTTGCACCAAAGAAATGCTTTGCACAAACCAGCTCCTTTTCTGGACAAATACAACTATGACAAAAGTGATAATCAAGAAGTCCAATGCACAACTGTACACAAACAGCTCAATACATGTCTCAttaagttattaaaaaaataaaacaactggtCAACTAGTTTTCTGTATTGATGTGTAGCCATCTTAAGTGTACACAGGCACTGCAATAAAACCAGTGGTGAACAGCATAAAGCAACATGAAGACAGTTTCCTCTTGAATCTCTCCTTGAAGGGTTAATCAAACAAACATTTGCAGAAATCTCAAAGTCTTAAACTGCACTTCTCAAAACACGAGAAGCGCCAAGATAAGGTAGTGATTCTTCCTAACCGTGGATTTAAACCCATGTAATGCTACAGAGTTTCTCCAAATAGGAGGATATGAAACAATTTACTCTTTCAAAAGGCAACCACTGAAATAATTACACAATATGAAAGACCAATATGAACAATGATGAAGAAAACAGCTTATTTTCATACTGAAATGAAAAAGCTTAATCCTATGAAGCTGCATTAGATTCAGAAAGTTTAGTGTTGTCAAGTAGTGCACATGGAGACAAAAGCCCATAGACCTGGAATGTGCTTGATGAATCCATAAAGAAAACACTGTGCCtattttagtgtttatttattccATGATAAACTGCAtgaaaatgtaatcacaaaTGCACACAAGGAAAGGGCGGTGGCACAGATTGCTACTgggcctcctctctctttgagTTCATTGCAGCCATTTAATTCATGGTCTTGTCAGTGTAAAGTACAATTCTGCCTGAGAAAAACATCACCTTTGAACCCCCAAATACACCTGTCCTTTTTCAGTCAAAGATTTAGTCAACAGTGCAACTTTCATGTGTCAGTTAAGATAAAGATGAGAGCATTCATCTTCAGACATCagtccttctctccatcttcccCACTTCCTAAAAAGGAGAACAAGttttcaaaatatgttaaaaacaaatgcaaatttcTTAAACAGCATAGAAGTATTTTTTGTTGAACAGTAATGTATGAAATATTAAATCTGCAAACCAACTAACTTAagatacagatttttttcaatatttgtgTTAATACAGTGTTATATCTTAtttagtaaaagtaacaaacTACCGTGCATATTGTGAATACTATCTTACAATCACAGGCTTGTAATTGTGGCCATGTTCAGTTATGCAAAATTTTaattaagaaaaatattaagtatatttatttatactttttaaaatgttgcaaaaataactgactaaaaatgaaaaataaataaataaaatctaaataaggGTATGACGTTTCACTTTCGTTGGTAATTTTACTGTAAAAGACTGGGATTTTTGTCAGTAGTTGGGAAACTAAACTTGCCACACTTGCCTCCTTGTTCGATGTCCGAGTCGGTGAGGTGTGTCAGGGAGAAGCTGGCAATGCTGGCAGGGGAAATGGAGAAACGCGAGTAGCTGGAGGTGGTGGTCCAGCGCGGCTCTCGGAccaggctcactgcagcagaggaGGGCAGAACTTTGGGGCCAGGGGAGGAGAAGTCATCGTCCCACTCAAAACCACCTCCCTCTTCATCTGTGGAGCTCTCAGAGTTGGTGAAGCGGTTCAGGTAGTTGGCAGTGGGACCCGAGCCACCAAACTCTGGGACGTGACTGTTTGAGCTTCCCGAGTGATCACCAAGTTCTTTGGTAGgtgtttcctttaaaaaaaaaaaaaaaaatggttattTGCTTGCTATCTTTTATCTATGTGAGAATTCAAACATATTTGTGTATTACTGTGAGAAAACGCATCACAACAGTGAAATctatcattttaattttctttaatTACCCTAGTACCCGGTACCATTCCTCACATATGTGACTGGCTTTTTGAAAATCAAGTGAGTAAAGTAacaccaaaagaaaaaaaagactttgcTTTTTTGGAGTATAGACTAAATTAGTGTTTTTGTTAAGATTCTAAGAGATCTGAATAAttacacaatttacacaaatcATCTTGAAATCCCTAGAGTGTATCACCTGTTGTAATACATCAGTTATTACTTCAACATCTTTAGCAAGGATTACATACTGGGAACACCTCACAAGAGCTGCAGTTTTGGAGATTGTCACATAACCTTGCCTACGCTTGACTTCGTTGAATGCTTCCTATTGTATTCACAGTCTAAACAGTAATGATATGTCTAGTCACCAAATTCTGATAGTGTTCACATATTATGCCTCTGTACACACTATAATCCTATAACACATTACCTGGTCAAACAAATACACGGTGACATCATCAAAGAAGGACACGGCTCTCCTGCAGTTGTCCGCGTTGCCTGTCGTAGCCAAGCCGGGGGGAGATGCGGCATTGATATTGAGAGAGGTGGGCTTCAGTAGACTCCTCAGGTTCTTGCTGCTGGTGTCAGCCGATATGATGAGCGGGACGGGGTGCGTGGTCTCCTCCTCACTGTCAGAGCTGGAGCTGTGGAGCCTGTACGCACGCATGTCATCGTCTGAATCCTCGCTGTTCTCGTCCTCCTCATCCGCCTCCATGCCGTCCTCGTGACCGTCCAATCTACCGAGGTAACGCCCCTCTATGTCCGGCTCTTTTATTTTGTGACCTTCATTGGCATGGAGTCGGGTTAAGTTGTTGTGACCAGTGTTGTCCAATACAGGTGAAAGGTCATCAACAGTTGGCTCGTGTTCTGACTGTTCGATGGTGGTCAGATTGTTAGAAAACTCTGCATTTTCAGTTGGATTGTTGAGGTTGTCTATAGACTGGATGGGCTCATCCTCATTGTTAACTGGAATATCTATTTCCACATTTACTAAACTGTCAAATTGTGAATCCGATGCAACTCTAACTTCAAATGTAAGGTCACTAGATTTTTCTGATTGAGAAATGTCTAAATGTGTACTTGCGGGTTCCTCTTCATTGATATGTATATCTGTTTTACTCAACCATGTAGCCTCCACACAACCTCCAGCCGCCATCTCCTCTGATTTCTTGTCTGGTTCGGATTCGTTGTCTGAGAAATAGGCGGAGTCTCTATAATGGCTGCTCATGATTGGGGGCTGAGGTGCAATGACATTTTCTGGTTGTTCTGGTGGTTCCTCTGAGCTGGCCTCCTCGAGCCTCTCCACATCTGATATTACTATTTCAGGTGGGGCCAAACTATGCGCAGAGGCCCCTAGTTCTGCTTCACTCTCACTAATGACGCCATTTTGATCCGGATCTTTGACTCCAGGTTGGGAATTCCACTCAGGAGATTccatgttttctgtttcataGCCGCTGTCGGATATTTTATATGGAGGTTGGAGTTTACTTGAAGCTGCCCGAGTAGTCACATCTTCTTGTTTCTCTTCAATTCTGTGGATATCATAGGAGTCTAGAGAATCAGGAGTTTCTGCTGTAGTTTCCATTATTGGTAAAGTTGTAGATATGCTGTCTTCAAGTAAACTATCCTGACTGATTTGGTCTAAAGACGGACCAGAGATCAGTAAATTTGCTCGGTCAATTTGTTCGGGGTTATTTTCTAAAAAAGCTTCCTCATGATCAGAAAGTGTAGTTTCTAGTTCAATGTCTGCATCCTCAATTAATTCACTAAAAAGATCATTGCTAGTCAAATCTTCGCTATGTTCAATATTTTCAGGTATGTTATGGTCAATGGGCTGCACGCTAATGTCTGAAGCAAAGAGTTCACCTTCAGAGTTGGGCGTTTTGGCATCTACGCACAAAGAGTTTATAGTGGCACTGACAGAAATAGTTTGATCAGCTTCGCTTGCCAACACCTCATATCTATCCGAGGTAGAATCAAAACCAGAGTCTAACACTCTGGCAGCAGACTGTGGGGGACTCAAGTCTTCAGAGCCGCTTTGAACTGTGGCTGAGTTGTCCTCTGTTACTACGGTGATAGAAGGCACCAGGGTCTCGCTTCCTAGAGTGGACTGCGcaaactcctcctccttctgcccTGTGCTACTTAAGTTTGGCTTCAAATATGAATCTGTTAAGCTCGAGCTACCCAAACTGTCAAAGTTGTCCCATGAAGTCATTTTGAACCTTTCTTCTGGTTCATGGGCTAGTCCTGGCAATAGAAAGTTTTGCTGTGGACTTGAAAACCCTTTCAAGAGACTGtggtcatttaaaaacataaaattgtcTTTCAGGTTTTCAGTGTTGAGAAGCCTTGTAGCATCAGCATCTTCTTTATCCCCTTGTTCCAAATCTGCCTTGCGATTGGCCTCTGAGCTATGCCCTAAAAAAGAAACCCCATACTTTTTATCTGTGTCAACCTGTAGAGCCATGTCTTCATGAAAAGGGTTTCTACTGCGTTCTGGAAACTCCATAAAATTTTGTCTCCAGGAGGGGGAGTCGTCATGCTTGGACTCTTCTTCTGTGAAAATATTAGGGTGATAAGGGCTGTCATTTTCTAGAGATGACCAAATGTGACTATCGGGTAAATAAGAGTCCTTTGAGTCAATACTTTGGTGGAAAAAGTCTGCGTCTGTGCTCGACTCATCCAGACGGACATCTTGAAGAACAATAAAGTCCTGTCTATTGTCCACACTGTGTTTTCTGGAGGCACTGTCTCCACTGTCCCCCTGTTCTTCTAGTTGGATGTAATACTCATTCCCATTGGACGGCTTCTGAGCGTCAAACACTGAGAGGATCCCGGGAATTCCTGAAGGAGTGCTGCTGCTGTCCGCTGCTCTGTTTGATGTTACAGGGAAATGTGCTTGGATATCCTCTGAGGATACGGGGAAGAAGGTGCTGTGGTAGTTTAAAGTGGTGTCCATGCCTGCGTGTCCATGGGTGCCTTCATAGTGGTCGTGCTTAGCGGCCTCCCACACGTATTCAAAGCTCAGACCTTTACTGGTTTCTGTGACAGTGAGCACTTCGTCTATCTCCTGGCGAAGTGCGTCGTCGGCAAACTGGTCCAGAATGGGGAAGGACGAGTGGCTGATGGTGGTCTGGCGTGTGCTGGGGTTTGGCTTGAGAGCGTCCCAGCGCTGCTCAAAGTCTTCCTCCATGTCCTTTTGGCCCTGCATGCGCAGGTAGATGAGCAGGCGATGCACCTCCTCAGCAGTCGCACGCTTATCTGGGGACAGCCAACAGAACTGCAGAACCTCATACCTGCAAATACATACAGACCAGCATGTCAAGCAGGTGAAAAGTTATCCAATATTAATTCTGCAGTATCTTTTAATGGCCAATACTATAATGAATgatactttcttttttattcatatgtcagagatttattttaaaaaggggAAAACTATTAATTCCCATTAATACAGGAGACGATGATCGCCCTCCAGCCTAAAATTCTcccccatagtctaaaaacCATCTGGACGATATCGGCATAACAAAATTAGACTTTGTGctcattgtatttttataaactTAAAAGACTACACTGGATCAAAATgactgattaaaaatgaaatatcatccacaaaacatttataatctaCAATGATattaaataattcaaaaaaaattaaaaatttgtGCCACTACATCAATTAacatttttgttgcattttaaactgtattgtGGTACACACTGTGGCTACAAAAACTAATCATCTATGATGatctaaatcacatgtgtcaaactcaaggcctgcaggccaaatgtggccctcgacagggtaaataaaaaggtatgatggtcttaagaTGTTGCTTTATCAAGAGATACACCGTTacgcagccatatttttacatctatgcaaaagaatatgcaatatttgtaacttgaataagtaataaatacagaaaaagttaattgaaaagtaaaaaaaaagttacatttattttacatcagccattttgctgatgtggccctcagtggaaatgtgtttgagacccctgatctaaatgaataataattataataataactgtCTCGAAAATATGCCAAATGCAGGAAACAGGATGAAGCATGACAAATGACGatgatagatttttttcatattcttATCTGGTAAAAACCCTAATCAAATCTTGTCAACACAACACTAGttcagtaattaaaaaaaaaaggatagcTACCATCTAGTGGACTACCAAAATCATCATCTCTTCTAGAGCAGGTATTGAGCATTGTATACTGACATGTAGTTTCAGCAGATTGCAGACACATTTACTCACCATCTGTCTGAGTACGGTAGATCCAGCTGAGGCTTAAATAGTTTGACTTGCTGTTCCTTGATCACATGATTGAGAACCTCGCGGTCTGACAGATGTGGGTACGGCTGGTTGGCATTCTCAAAAAGCTCCCACAAAGTCACCCCCAAGGCCCTGCAGAAAGTAGGGCAAAACTGATATGTGGGATACCATGTGGGTATGACAGGACATCATATGCTCTGATAACAGCTCTATCAGTTCATTAGTTTATTTACATTGTTCCCATTTCAACATACAGATTTTGTAATTGCAACATATGCTGCTTTATTGAGATGTGTGACTCTTGTAACTGGACCTTCTTATGCAACCATGCAATTTATGACCGGAAAGCATTCGGGCAATGAGTTGCGAAGTCAAAGGGGGGCTGAAAAGACTTTACAGTGAGATGCTTGAGGCTGGCGTGTCagtgtctttctttttttggaCCAATGCCAACCTTTACAGTAAGAAGAAAACAGGCAGCAGCCATTCTCCAGGTTGATTAGAGAATACACACATCTAAATTTGTCTGAGTGTAGATCAGATTAGAACTTACCACACATTGCTGGCCTTAGTCTGCTCCAATGTAATGACACCTCCGTGGCGCTCGCACACAAGCTCTGGAGCCAACCAGCGAAGAGGGGCAAACAAATCATCCTCTGTGATGATGTAATCCtcctataaaaaaaacaaaaggtacAGTGTAGTTGTTGTTGATATTGGCATCAGTGATATGcccatgtttttattgcctACTGCCCCACAGAACAAAAGTATTTATACATGCCTTATATCTGTAAGGACCAATGCCATAGTCTCCCACTTTTACTGTTAGGTCAGCAGTCAGATAGCAGTTTCTCAGTGCCAGATCACTATAAGACAGATAAtaaattataacaataatattaattgtagataaaacagtaaaagacaTTATATTATAAAACACTGGGGCCTATTCTCTGCATGCACCATCCTGAGACAGAGGCCAGGTGAGCTTGTGTTTTTCATAAAGACATACAGCTTTGGTCACTGGACAGGCCCATAGTGACTGAGAGACTGATACTGTGTGCAGGCACCGAGAGGGGCTTTGGTTTCCCCAGCCCAGAGGAATTCCCTGCACAAGTTCCAAGTGGCTGTTCCCCAGCTAACGACAAGCAGCGCTGACATGAGTGGGCCAGTCATGCCCACCATGAAACCTCGAGAGATCCATGGATAATTTTTAACTCTTCGGTCTCCCTCTGACTTCTGCTATCAACTGCAGGTTAGGTCAAACAGAGCAATGTGATACCTtaatttagtcacatttaaaacattcccCAATGTACTTTTTGACCAATTATATTACCACCAGCTGTCACAAACACTAATCAAACActgaaatgcatttaaataaatatttcttaaacaagaagaaaattatttaattatgatacaatgtttttattatccCAACATCACATACATGAGATGATTTAAGTGCAAGTGTGCTCCACACCTGTtgagttatgttttgtgtttgcatCTGCCACCTCGTTTCCTTACCCAAACTTAATCAAATTGCAGTCATACCATTTTCTCTGTCAatactgtatttattcaatttcactATTGAAGAGAAAGTCTTTATAATGCTGTTGAGTTGTAACACATGGTATAAAACAACCTCAAATATGAGCCTATCCTTTTACACTTAAAGAGCAGAATCATCATATCCCTCTGGCAGCAGACAGCTGACACTGGGGCAGTGCATGGGAGCTGTGCAATCGGAGCTGCCCCAGCTTATTCTGAGCATGCAAAATAGAGCTGATGAGTTGAGCATCGTATGTTACCCTCAATCCACGCACTCCTCACACCCCCTGTAGCTGTGGACTGCTAGCACTCAGACATCCCATACATGCAggggtaaaaatgaaaatgaaatgcgGCCTCGCTGCAGCACATCCCTTTTTTGGAGAACACAAGACTGGAGCAGTCTGTGCACCATGACCAACTCCTTACAATATGAgcataaaaaatctaataaaattgGTGCTAAGGTGCTGTATAGTGTAGTGTTGAATGTCTGCAGTGATTGAGGCAAATCCCAATAGATAATTGGGTAATTCAGGTTTGTGAAATGCTACCTGTGCAGGAAGTTATGTTTGTGGAGGTGAGTGACTCCAGCAGCAATTTCACAGGCCATCCTCTGCAGTTGCAACACTTCAGCACTTCGGTACATCCAGTCTTGGTGAGACAGATAGCCTCGCAAATCaccctgaaaaaataaaataaaaaaacaaaaatagtccAGTCAATCATAAATCATAGGACATACAGTAATTGTATGGAGAGGAATAAGCTGTTTgagctaataaaataaaattagataaAATGCACTCTAAGGAGCTACCACACAGGGGCAGTAGACCCTCCTGTAGCTGCTGAGGAAGAGTACCAAATAAGGACAACCTGTTTAGAGGAGACTGATGTAGTGTCACAGGGATTTATAAATAAGAGCTCATGACCAGCTCATGTTGGTCAAATGCAGTCTGTGCCTATGTCCAGTAGAGATCGCTCACAGAAAATGAGAGACATAACCAATGGTGAGCAGAGGTATTCATCAGAAAGTGAAATTCATTGCATTTGGTTTTGCAATGACTGCTTCATAATGTAAATGAGCATGACGTTCAGCCCTGAGCTACACAGAGAAGAGCTGCTCAGGAATCTGAGCAGACACCTGTGCTTTTCATTCAGCTGGGGCACTGTAAAAATACAGCACACTTTAGACACTCACATTACACAAACATTAGGGGAAATTTGCAGTTTGAACTGCCCTAACTGAACAATCTAGTGTAATAAATGTTTGTCTCTTAAATATCATGATGATGCCCAAAAGACTCATATCAGCATGTAGAGCAATCTGCATTAATGTACCCATAGTCTTAGATGTGTCATACCGAATGCACTAAATGTCTTCTTCTGAATGTGTTTACCAAGTTTCTTTGCTGGAATTATGCCACTACAGGCAGCTTATTAGAAAGGCTTGTGTAATCACTGGAAGTTGGCTCAGCCCTTGCATTATGCacatagaaaacaaaacaaatatacacacaaacagtgTGAGTGGAGCACAGCTCTCAGAACAGCTCTTCACAGAAGAGCTATATTAAATGTATGGTAACTGATACCGGGATTTTACTGATACTTCAATGGTGAGGAatcagcagcaggtgaatagGTCATGTTCCTGAGACTCACTGACTCAATGTTCATTATGAAACAATATTAGGACAAAACAATTAATCATTTTGTGTGGTCATTAATTAGCACAGGCTGGTGCACTTTTAATTCAAAGTTAATTAAAGTTTGGTTCACATGTGTCACATGTGTACATAAAAATCCCATTTCAGTTATTTTAGGCTCGTCAATACTAGGATATACTATAGTGTAATCATTTCACACATGCCAATTTTAATGTGCAGGAGTCAGATGAACTCCTCTAATAAAGTGAATCATTTGGTCAAAGGCCTAGCATAACTAACCTCTCGTCATGAGAAAAAACCATTAAGCTGCAGGGACAGACTTTAATGACCACAATAATTGAGGAAGTCAAAGAGTTTTTCTGAGCCAAACATTTGTTGGTCCTGCACCAAGACTGAGACTGAACATGAGATGGGTCTGACTAATGTCTTGGCCTAGTTCCAAGCAGGAGAGCCACGCATTAGATCCTGTCACTCACATAAGGGTATGTGACATTCTGTGGCCCCTGCACCAGTTGCCTGATGTATTTTGAAGTCTAAAATGCTTTGAGTCAGGGTTACCTGGCACGGGTGATATGGGACAGAAAAAACACCATCAATCAGCAGCCTGTCAGGGGGAACGTTACAGTATATTAGCATTTTGGGATTCACCTTGTCCACTACGCAGCTGCGGTGTCACTTTTCTTGTTTCGACATCAAGGGGGCGATTGACATGGCCCAAAGAAGTGTGAAGCCGCAGACAAATGCTTATATACATCAAGtaaggagtagtagtagaagcacattttatttatattacataaaacattGAATTAAAAAAGAATAGGAGTAGATTGCCAGCTGGTCTGAGGTCTAAAAAGTTTTGATCCCACACTAAATAACAAGCATAGGCATCAGTCAGTTGTGCTTTCCCTCACACATTAACACCTTGGACATACAGTTCCTCATCACGCCGCCTTTTCTAATGACTCCCATACACGTGTGATAAGTCATTCACCTTGACTCATTTCCATGGGCTGTCATTACGTGGGGCACAAAGTGGAGCTGGCCTGAGCACAGCACACAGCACAATGCCAGCCGAACAGCCAGGCCTGGGCAGCTGACAATAGTCTGAGCCCAAAAACCAAGTGCAATGACTGGCTCGACACTCTTAACAAGATGGGTTGGATGTGTTACTATGTCACGCAAATGGCAAGACAAGGTGTTAGTGTAGGGATGAGAGGACTATTAATACGATTCATGATTAGTTTTTAATAATTCAACATGTCAATTTCTCAAAGCTTGAACATTTCTACCGGTGTAAAAATGCACAAACAGAGCAGCTGCTAGATCTGACACCAGAGGAGTGTAAATGAAGCCAGTTACTTTACTGGGCGAGGTGGGAATGTGAGAAGTCCCAGGCTTAGACTAGCACTGTGCTTtaaggcaggaggaggaggtggacatgaggagacaagagggagCTCCCTCCTGTCACGATGACAGCAAGAAGGCCCGAGAATagaaaaaaagaggaagagtgAATAAATCAAATGCCACAGTGCAGTCCAAGTCGTATGTTGTGTTACTGAAACGTCAAAATGCAAGAGGCTAATTTAAGGGTTAGAAAGAAAGCTCAAGAAAGTTCTGAAGCACATGTGGGTAGGACAGCTGCTGGTCAGCTCTTTAGAAAGAGTCTTAGCCTATGTATGTGTGGGCTTAACAGGGTGACAGAGGGTAATTGTCAAATATCTCAACTAATGGCCTCAACAATATAATCACCTGTAAATAACCAGACCTCCTTAGAGCACATTCGCACATCTTCCACAACAAAACGACCTGTAAAtgaactgtaaaaacacacaacagcatAGAACTGTGGACTTACCATCTCACAGTACTCAAACACAAGCAGGAAGGGAATCGCCTCAACACACTGGCCCAGGCATGGCAGGATGTTGGGGTGCTGCAGTACTCTGGAAACATAGATTTACTGACTTTTTAACACAGACTGAAAAGTAGATTAAAACCCACACAGTCAAAGAGTACAACTATTAACTCCATGTAAGTAAAAACAATGGGAAATAGTGAAATGGTTCCCAAACATAGGTGCACGCATCCAAAGATTTGATTCTGTTTTGATTGTTTGAAAGTGGAACGTTGATCTGCAGCCACAGAAACGTTTCTGTATTTAAGGagaatttgtattattattttaacaacaGACAGGGGTATTCTGAAGTTTTCAAAGGACATGAGATGTATGTAACTATGTAAATAGTTTGGGAATCACTGAAATAGTGAATAATAATCAGCCACAGATCGATTGACAaataacaaacatgttttaCCTGTATGGGTCTCCCAGTTGCAGAAACTCATTCTGCTCCTTAGAGCCAGCATTAGCTTTTAGTTCTTTCACTACCACTCTGGTACCCCCGGGGTCAGTATAGATTTCACTGAGAAGGACCTAATCAATCAGACACAAAgcaagtgttgttttgttttagcaaGAAAACAGTAAATTGGACCATCTGCAGATTTAGATGGCACAAACCTGTCCAAACCAGCCATTGCCAATCTCCTGGATGTAACTCAGACTGTGTCGAGCAATCTGAGCCCCAGTCGGCGCTTCTGCAAACCACAGGTACTATTTCAACactcaacacatttttttcttaattaacaGATACAAACAGATCATATCATACTCTCATATAATGCATTACTTtgctaaagaaaaaagaagagaagcctgtatttactacaaactgaagattTGACACtgatcaatgttttgtttttttgtttttttggcctgACCCGTTATGTGAGAGGGGGGCTGAAGATGTGGGGGTCCTGGCAGAGCCACTGGAGACACTGCCAGCGTGTACACCTCAGCTGGAGACTGTACAGAGGGGGTATCCTCAGCCGGAGGGGTGAAGTCAATTTCATCGTCAAAATGGTCCTCAAACTCCTAAGAAAGCAAAAGACATGAAAGGGCGTTATAATTAGGGCTATGCCAACcatcaaattaaaaatgcaaCAGGATCAAATTGTCTGCAGATTATAATTGCAGACATAATGCA of the Periophthalmus magnuspinnatus isolate fPerMag1 chromosome 8, fPerMag1.2.pri, whole genome shotgun sequence genome contains:
- the lmtk2 gene encoding serine/threonine-protein kinase LMTK2 isoform X2, producing MGVRTGFALLLVFGIFLSVSSGAPLHYHHKSGGVPADSLSVSLCLSLVVSLTVLIALVVVLVNCVTCCKENEINFKEFEDHFDDEIDFTPPAEDTPSVQSPAEVYTLAVSPVALPGPPHLQPPSHITEAPTGAQIARHSLSYIQEIGNGWFGQVLLSEIYTDPGGTRVVVKELKANAGSKEQNEFLQLGDPYRVLQHPNILPCLGQCVEAIPFLLVFEYCEMGDLRGYLSHQDWMYRSAEVLQLQRMACEIAAGVTHLHKHNFLHSDLALRNCYLTADLTVKVGDYGIGPYRYKEDYIITEDDLFAPLRWLAPELVCERHGGVITLEQTKASNVWALGVTLWELFENANQPYPHLSDREVLNHVIKEQQVKLFKPQLDLPYSDRWYEVLQFCWLSPDKRATAEEVHRLLIYLRMQGQKDMEEDFEQRWDALKPNPSTRQTTISHSSFPILDQFADDALRQEIDEVLTVTETSKGLSFEYVWEAAKHDHYEGTHGHAGMDTTLNYHSTFFPVSSEDIQAHFPVTSNRAADSSSTPSGIPGILSVFDAQKPSNGNEYYIQLEEQGDSGDSASRKHSVDNRQDFIVLQDVRLDESSTDADFFHQSIDSKDSYLPDSHIWSSLENDSPYHPNIFTEEESKHDDSPSWRQNFMEFPERSRNPFHEDMALQVDTDKKYGVSFLGHSSEANRKADLEQGDKEDADATRLLNTENLKDNFMFLNDHSLLKGFSSPQQNFLLPGLAHEPEERFKMTSWDNFDSLGSSSLTDSYLKPNLSSTGQKEEEFAQSTLGSETLVPSITVVTEDNSATVQSGSEDLSPPQSAARVLDSGFDSTSDRYEVLASEADQTISVSATINSLCVDAKTPNSEGELFASDISVQPIDHNIPENIEHSEDLTSNDLFSELIEDADIELETTLSDHEEAFLENNPEQIDRANLLISGPSLDQISQDSLLEDSISTTLPIMETTAETPDSLDSYDIHRIEEKQEDVTTRAASSKLQPPYKISDSGYETENMESPEWNSQPGVKDPDQNGVISESEAELGASAHSLAPPEIVISDVERLEEASSEEPPEQPENVIAPQPPIMSSHYRDSAYFSDNESEPDKKSEEMAAGGCVEATWLSKTDIHINEEEPASTHLDISQSEKSSDLTFEVRVASDSQFDSLVNVEIDIPVNNEDEPIQSIDNLNNPTENAEFSNNLTTIEQSEHEPTVDDLSPVLDNTGHNNLTRLHANEGHKIKEPDIEGRYLGRLDGHEDGMEADEEDENSEDSDDDMRAYRLHSSSSDSEEETTHPVPLIISADTSSKNLRSLLKPTSLNINAASPPGLATTGNADNCRRAVSFFDDVTVYLFDQETPTKELGDHSGSSNSHVPEFGGSGPTANYLNRFTNSESSTDEEGGGFEWDDDFSSPGPKVLPSSAAVSLVREPRWTTTSSYSRFSISPASIASFSLTHLTDSDIEQGGNGEDGEKD
- the lmtk2 gene encoding serine/threonine-protein kinase LMTK2 isoform X1, whose translation is MGVRTGFALLLVFGIFLSVSSGAPLHYHHKSGGVPADSLSVSLCLSLVVSLTVLIALVVVLVNCVTCCKENEINFKEFEDHFDDEIDFTPPAEDTPSVQSPAEVYTLAVSPVALPGPPHLQPPSHITEAPTGAQIARHSLSYIQEIGNGWFGQVLLSEIYTDPGGTRVVVKELKANAGSKEQNEFLQLGDPYRVLQHPNILPCLGQCVEAIPFLLVFEYCEMGDLRGYLSHQDWMYRSAEVLQLQRMACEIAAGVTHLHKHNFLHSDLALRNCYLTADLTVKVGDYGIGPYRYKEDYIITEDDLFAPLRWLAPELVCERHGGVITLEQTKASNVWALGVTLWELFENANQPYPHLSDREVLNHVIKEQQVKLFKPQLDLPYSDRWYEVLQFCWLSPDKRATAEEVHRLLIYLRMQGQKDMEEDFEQRWDALKPNPSTRQTTISHSSFPILDQFADDALRQEIDEVLTVTETSKGLSFEYVWEAAKHDHYEGTHGHAGMDTTLNYHSTFFPVSSEDIQAHFPVTSNRAADSSSTPSGIPGILSVFDAQKPSNGNEYYIQLEEQGDSGDSASRKHSVDNRQDFIVLQDVRLDESSTDADFFHQSIDSKDSYLPDSHIWSSLENDSPYHPNIFTEEESKHDDSPSWRQNFMEFPERSRNPFHEDMALQVDTDKKYGVSFLGHSSEANRKADLEQGDKEDADATRLLNTENLKDNFMFLNDHSLLKGFSSPQQNFLLPGLAHEPEERFKMTSWDNFDSLGSSSLTDSYLKPNLSSTGQKEEEFAQSTLGSETLVPSITVVTEDNSATVQSGSEDLSPPQSAARVLDSGFDSTSDRYEVLASEADQTISVSATINSLCVDAKTPNSEGELFASDISVQPIDHNIPENIEHSEDLTSNDLFSELIEDADIELETTLSDHEEAFLENNPEQIDRANLLISGPSLDQISQDSLLEDSISTTLPIMETTAETPDSLDSYDIHRIEEKQEDVTTRAASSKLQPPYKISDSGYETENMESPEWNSQPGVKDPDQNGVISESEAELGASAHSLAPPEIVISDVERLEEASSEEPPEQPENVIAPQPPIMSSHYRDSAYFSDNESEPDKKSEEMAAGGCVEATWLSKTDIHINEEEPASTHLDISQSEKSSDLTFEVRVASDSQFDSLVNVEIDIPVNNEDEPIQSIDNLNNPTENAEFSNNLTTIEQSEHEPTVDDLSPVLDNTGHNNLTRLHANEGHKIKEPDIEGRYLGRLDGHEDGMEADEEDENSEDSDDDMRAYRLHSSSSDSEEETTHPVPLIISADTSSKNLRSLLKPTSLNINAASPPGLATTGNADNCRRAVSFFDDVTVYLFDQETPTKELGDHSGSSNSHVPEFGGSGPTANYLNRFTNSESSTDEEGGGFEWDDDFSSPGPKVLPSSAAVSLVREPRWTTTSSYSRFSISPASIASFSLTHLTDSDIEQGGSGEDGEKD